One genomic region from Bubalus kerabau isolate K-KA32 ecotype Philippines breed swamp buffalo chromosome 7, PCC_UOA_SB_1v2, whole genome shotgun sequence encodes:
- the TIFA gene encoding TRAF-interacting protein with FHA domain-containing protein A isoform X1 translates to MAGRGSPWMLGCKAGQIPVLIMSSFEDADTEETVTCLQMTLYHPGHQRSGIFQSIRFFNREKLPTSEVVKFGRNSNTCRYTFQDKQVSRVQFSLQLFKKFNSSVVSFEIKNMSKKISLLVDNKELGYLNKMDLPDKCMIRFGDYQFLVEKEDGESLEFFEIQFSLSTKPLLQENNWLSQEPIPECGSYSSCLTLNNSPMEVGENEW, encoded by the exons ATGGCGGGGAGAGGAAGCCCCTGGATGCTCGGCTGTAAG GCAGGTCAGATTCCGGTGCTCATCATGTCCAGTTTTGAGGATGCGGACACAGAAGAGACAGTAACTTGTCTCCAGATGACTCTTTACCATCCTGGCCACCAGCGAAGTGGAATATTCCAATCAATAAGGTTTTTTAACCGAGAGAAACTCCCCACCAGCGAAGTGGTGAAATTTGGCCGAAATTCTAACACCTGTCGTTATACCTTTCAGGACAAACAGGTTTCTCGAGTTCAGTTTTCTCTACAGCTGTTTAAAAAGTTTAATAGTTCAGTTGtctcttttgaaattaaaaatatgagtaaGAAGATCAGTCTGCTTGTGGACAACAAGGAGCTGGGCTACCTAAATAAAATGGATCTGCCAGACAAATGCATGATTAGGTTTGGCGACTATCAGTTCCTGGTAGAGAAGGAAGATGGAGAGTCATTAGAATTTTTTGAGATTCAGTTTTCTTTGTCGACAAAACCTCTCCTGCAAGAAAACAACTGGCTTTCCCAGGAGCCCATACCTGAGTGTGGCAGCTATTCATCCTGTTTGACTCTAAACAATTCTCCCATGGAAGTGGGTGAAAATGAGTGGTAA
- the TIFA gene encoding TRAF-interacting protein with FHA domain-containing protein A isoform X2, with the protein MHQFIWGLAGQIPVLIMSSFEDADTEETVTCLQMTLYHPGHQRSGIFQSIRFFNREKLPTSEVVKFGRNSNTCRYTFQDKQVSRVQFSLQLFKKFNSSVVSFEIKNMSKKISLLVDNKELGYLNKMDLPDKCMIRFGDYQFLVEKEDGESLEFFEIQFSLSTKPLLQENNWLSQEPIPECGSYSSCLTLNNSPMEVGENEW; encoded by the exons atgCACCAGTTCATATGGGGCTTG GCAGGTCAGATTCCGGTGCTCATCATGTCCAGTTTTGAGGATGCGGACACAGAAGAGACAGTAACTTGTCTCCAGATGACTCTTTACCATCCTGGCCACCAGCGAAGTGGAATATTCCAATCAATAAGGTTTTTTAACCGAGAGAAACTCCCCACCAGCGAAGTGGTGAAATTTGGCCGAAATTCTAACACCTGTCGTTATACCTTTCAGGACAAACAGGTTTCTCGAGTTCAGTTTTCTCTACAGCTGTTTAAAAAGTTTAATAGTTCAGTTGtctcttttgaaattaaaaatatgagtaaGAAGATCAGTCTGCTTGTGGACAACAAGGAGCTGGGCTACCTAAATAAAATGGATCTGCCAGACAAATGCATGATTAGGTTTGGCGACTATCAGTTCCTGGTAGAGAAGGAAGATGGAGAGTCATTAGAATTTTTTGAGATTCAGTTTTCTTTGTCGACAAAACCTCTCCTGCAAGAAAACAACTGGCTTTCCCAGGAGCCCATACCTGAGTGTGGCAGCTATTCATCCTGTTTGACTCTAAACAATTCTCCCATGGAAGTGGGTGAAAATGAGTGGTAA
- the TIFA gene encoding TRAF-interacting protein with FHA domain-containing protein A isoform X3 gives MSSFEDADTEETVTCLQMTLYHPGHQRSGIFQSIRFFNREKLPTSEVVKFGRNSNTCRYTFQDKQVSRVQFSLQLFKKFNSSVVSFEIKNMSKKISLLVDNKELGYLNKMDLPDKCMIRFGDYQFLVEKEDGESLEFFEIQFSLSTKPLLQENNWLSQEPIPECGSYSSCLTLNNSPMEVGENEW, from the coding sequence ATGTCCAGTTTTGAGGATGCGGACACAGAAGAGACAGTAACTTGTCTCCAGATGACTCTTTACCATCCTGGCCACCAGCGAAGTGGAATATTCCAATCAATAAGGTTTTTTAACCGAGAGAAACTCCCCACCAGCGAAGTGGTGAAATTTGGCCGAAATTCTAACACCTGTCGTTATACCTTTCAGGACAAACAGGTTTCTCGAGTTCAGTTTTCTCTACAGCTGTTTAAAAAGTTTAATAGTTCAGTTGtctcttttgaaattaaaaatatgagtaaGAAGATCAGTCTGCTTGTGGACAACAAGGAGCTGGGCTACCTAAATAAAATGGATCTGCCAGACAAATGCATGATTAGGTTTGGCGACTATCAGTTCCTGGTAGAGAAGGAAGATGGAGAGTCATTAGAATTTTTTGAGATTCAGTTTTCTTTGTCGACAAAACCTCTCCTGCAAGAAAACAACTGGCTTTCCCAGGAGCCCATACCTGAGTGTGGCAGCTATTCATCCTGTTTGACTCTAAACAATTCTCCCATGGAAGTGGGTGAAAATGAGTGGTAA